A genomic segment from Pseudomonas sessilinigenes encodes:
- a CDS encoding LysR substrate-binding domain-containing protein → MSRRLPPLYALRAFEAAARHSSFTRAGEELSITQSAVSRHVRTLEEHFACRLFQRSGRNLLLTEAARLLLPGVREGFAALERACATLRAEDDILRMKAPSTLTMRWLLARLSRFRHLQPGNEVQLTSAWMDVDSVDFNQEPFDCAVLLSNGHFPADWESSRLFPELLIPVGAPNLLNDQPWDVARLASTELLHPTPDRRDWRSWLEHMGLADQVSLKGGQVFDTLELGMIAAARGYGVSMGDLLMVAEDVAQGRLSLPWPTAVASGLDYYLVWPRTRPGGERLRRLSDFLQGEVGAMQLPAVERLG, encoded by the coding sequence ATGTCCCGTCGTCTACCTCCTCTCTATGCCCTGCGGGCCTTCGAAGCCGCAGCCCGGCATAGCTCGTTCACCCGGGCCGGTGAAGAACTGTCGATTACCCAGAGTGCTGTCAGTCGCCATGTGCGCACGCTGGAGGAGCATTTCGCCTGCCGGTTGTTCCAGCGTAGCGGACGCAACCTCTTGTTGACCGAAGCCGCGCGCCTGCTGTTGCCGGGGGTGCGTGAGGGGTTCGCCGCCCTGGAGCGGGCCTGCGCCACCCTGCGGGCCGAAGACGACATCCTGCGCATGAAGGCGCCCTCGACCCTGACCATGCGCTGGCTGCTAGCGCGGCTCAGTCGCTTTCGCCACTTGCAACCGGGCAACGAGGTGCAACTCACCAGTGCCTGGATGGATGTGGACTCGGTGGATTTCAACCAGGAGCCTTTCGACTGCGCGGTACTGCTGAGCAACGGCCACTTTCCCGCTGACTGGGAGTCCAGCCGCCTGTTCCCGGAACTGCTGATCCCTGTGGGCGCGCCGAACCTGCTCAACGACCAGCCCTGGGATGTGGCGCGCCTGGCGAGCACCGAGTTGCTGCACCCGACCCCGGATCGTCGTGACTGGCGCAGCTGGCTCGAGCACATGGGGTTGGCCGATCAGGTCTCGCTCAAGGGCGGGCAGGTCTTCGACACCCTGGAGCTGGGGATGATCGCCGCCGCACGGGGCTACGGCGTGTCCATGGGCGACTTGCTCATGGTGGCCGAAGACGTGGCCCAAGGGCGCTTGAGCCTGCCCTGGCCGACGGCGGTGGCCAGTGGCCTGGACTACTATCTGGTGTGGCCCAGGACCCGGCCTGGTGGCGAACGCCTGCGGCGCCTGAGCGACTTCCTGCAAGGGGAGGTTGGGGCCATGCAATTGCCAGCTGTGGAGCGTCTTGGCTGA
- a CDS encoding putative bifunctional diguanylate cyclase/phosphodiesterase — translation MSKPVEPLRLLLLAEEPVWTALLRECVAPLGDSVVLISASSWESVSRLFEDDRNAVLLTIPHLQPGPGRCSLPTVLLLDQEPSVAPVGVSDWLVGSCLSTDALRRCLRHVRERGLLESTLQRLAEQDPLTGIANRQGFQTLLAARLAENDGRGLALGHLDLDNFRHANDALGHQAGDRLILQVVSRLKSQLEAGDQLARLGSDEFALLIDTRRAPQRAEWIAERITEAMAEPYWIDGESLLIGCSLGVAHARAHAGADPLMWHAHIAMQQAKSTQGCTFHIFNERINRNARSLADLESELRRALRRDELELHYQPRLNLHDGKIVGLEALVRWRHGERGLLPPSEFVPLAEQSGLIVPLGYWVISRALRDMQALRERELAPLHMAVNLSFRQFQDSQLLSTLSRLISERGVEAQWLEFELTETAVMRRSDLVKQTMDALGRLGVRFSLDDFGTGFSSFVHLNSLPIALLKVDKSFVGGMEQREENRKLVHAMINLAHNLNLDVVAEGVETAEQLALLRDFGCDQAQGYLISKPLPLAELVEYLTFGSSQRLGQEEVI, via the coding sequence TTGTCTAAGCCTGTCGAACCCTTGCGTTTGCTGCTACTGGCTGAAGAGCCTGTGTGGACAGCGTTGTTGCGCGAGTGTGTCGCTCCGTTGGGAGACTCGGTGGTATTGATCAGTGCTTCCAGCTGGGAGTCTGTCAGTCGTTTGTTCGAAGACGACCGCAACGCGGTCTTGCTGACCATTCCACACCTGCAGCCCGGCCCCGGGCGTTGCAGCCTGCCCACCGTCCTGTTGCTGGACCAGGAGCCCTCAGTCGCTCCGGTAGGCGTCAGTGACTGGCTGGTGGGTTCGTGCCTGAGCACCGATGCCTTGCGCCGTTGCCTGCGCCATGTACGTGAGCGCGGGCTGCTGGAAAGCACCTTGCAGCGCCTGGCCGAGCAGGACCCGCTGACCGGCATTGCCAACCGCCAGGGGTTCCAGACCCTGCTGGCCGCGCGCCTTGCGGAAAACGACGGGCGCGGCCTGGCCTTGGGGCACCTGGACCTGGACAACTTTCGCCATGCCAACGATGCCCTGGGGCACCAGGCCGGCGATCGCCTGATCCTGCAGGTGGTCTCGCGGCTCAAGAGCCAGCTGGAGGCCGGTGACCAGCTGGCCCGCCTGGGCAGCGACGAATTTGCCTTGCTGATCGATACACGTCGCGCTCCACAGCGCGCCGAATGGATCGCCGAACGTATCACCGAGGCCATGGCCGAGCCTTATTGGATCGACGGCGAAAGCCTGCTGATCGGTTGCAGCCTGGGGGTCGCCCATGCCCGCGCCCATGCTGGCGCCGACCCGCTGATGTGGCATGCGCACATCGCCATGCAGCAAGCCAAGAGTACCCAGGGCTGTACCTTTCATATCTTCAACGAGCGGATCAACCGCAATGCCCGCAGCCTGGCCGACCTGGAAAGCGAACTGCGCCGGGCTCTGCGTCGCGACGAGCTGGAGTTGCATTACCAGCCGCGCCTGAACCTGCACGACGGCAAGATCGTCGGCCTCGAGGCCCTGGTGCGCTGGCGCCATGGCGAGCGTGGGTTGCTGCCGCCCAGCGAATTCGTGCCCCTGGCCGAGCAGAGCGGGCTGATCGTACCCCTGGGCTATTGGGTGATTTCTCGTGCCCTGCGCGATATGCAGGCCTTGCGCGAGCGCGAGCTGGCACCACTGCACATGGCGGTCAACCTGTCGTTTCGCCAGTTCCAGGACAGCCAGCTGCTCTCGACCTTGAGCCGTTTGATCAGTGAGCGTGGGGTCGAGGCGCAGTGGCTGGAATTCGAACTGACCGAAACCGCCGTCATGCGCCGCAGCGACCTGGTGAAGCAGACCATGGACGCACTCGGGCGGCTGGGGGTGCGCTTTTCCCTGGACGACTTCGGCACGGGCTTCTCGTCGTTCGTCCATCTCAACAGCCTGCCGATTGCCCTGCTCAAGGTGGACAAGAGCTTCGTCGGCGGCATGGAGCAGCGTGAAGAGAATCGCAAGCTGGTCCACGCGATGATCAACCTCGCCCACAACCTCAATCTGGACGTGGTGGCCGAAGGCGTGGAAACCGCCGAACAACTGGCGCTGCTGCGCGATTTCGGTTGTGACCAGGCCCAGGGCTACCTGATCAGCAAGCCGCTGCCGCTGGCCGAACTGGTGGAATACCTGACCTTCGGCAGCAGCCAGCGCCTGGGCCAGGAAGAAGTCATCTAG
- a CDS encoding acetyl-CoA hydrolase/transferase C-terminal domain-containing protein: MLQSCSIERAVDEVLARLPQHIHMGMPLGLGKPNRFANALYRRVAQLPERQLTLYTALSLGRPALGDGLQRRFLEPFVERVFGDYPELDFLAALHRDNLPANIRVEQFFMQPGSLLHSDVAQQDYVSSNYSHAARDINAAGLNLVAQLVARHPQQPGCLSLSCNPDITLDMLPMIAKRRDAGETILLLGQVHRDLPYMPGDAEIAAADFDLLIDEDECSTLFSTPNMPVGVQDHCIGLHASTLVRDGGTLQIGIGSMGDALTAALLARQADNDGYRAVLADLQVGYWQSLIDREGGVEPFAQGLYGCSEMFVNGLLALADAGIVRRKVYPSVEQQRQANTGTLDPATAGGVSIHGGFFLGPRSFYQRLRELPQDKLAEFNMSAISYINELYGHEELKRLQRRDARFINSAFTMTLLGAAVSDQLQDGRVLSGVGGQYNFVVQGHALADARSVLILRSWRESAGEVSSNIVWEYGHCTIPRHLRDIVITEYGIADLRGKSDAKVIEALLNISDSRFQPGLMEQAQKAGKLPRDFRLDPRFADNSPQRLLDIQARHRHLFPEYPLGSDFTAQERDLLRALNWLKSKFKLSEILELGKAAFDAPEPGAFPEHLERMGLEQPEGLREDLYQRLLLAGLQATRQP, translated from the coding sequence GGCGATGGTTTGCAGCGACGCTTTCTGGAGCCCTTCGTCGAGCGGGTGTTCGGTGATTACCCGGAGCTGGATTTTCTCGCCGCCCTGCACCGCGACAACCTGCCAGCCAACATCCGTGTCGAGCAGTTCTTCATGCAACCTGGCAGCCTGCTGCACAGTGACGTGGCGCAGCAAGACTATGTCAGCAGCAACTACAGCCATGCCGCCCGGGACATCAATGCCGCAGGCCTGAACCTGGTCGCCCAGCTCGTGGCGCGTCATCCGCAACAGCCAGGGTGCCTGAGCCTGAGCTGCAACCCGGACATCACCCTGGACATGCTGCCGATGATCGCCAAGCGGCGCGACGCCGGGGAGACCATCCTGCTGCTCGGCCAGGTTCATCGCGACCTGCCCTATATGCCGGGCGATGCCGAGATCGCTGCCGCGGACTTTGACCTGCTGATCGATGAAGACGAATGCAGCACGCTGTTTTCCACGCCCAACATGCCGGTAGGCGTGCAGGATCATTGCATTGGCCTGCATGCCAGCACCCTGGTGCGTGACGGCGGTACCTTGCAGATCGGCATCGGCTCCATGGGGGATGCGCTGACGGCAGCGCTGCTGGCGCGCCAGGCGGATAACGATGGTTATCGTGCTGTACTCGCAGACTTGCAGGTGGGCTACTGGCAGTCGTTGATCGATCGCGAAGGTGGGGTCGAACCCTTTGCCCAGGGGCTCTATGGCTGCAGCGAAATGTTCGTCAACGGCCTGCTGGCCCTGGCTGATGCCGGGATCGTGCGACGCAAGGTCTACCCCAGCGTGGAGCAGCAGCGCCAGGCCAATACCGGCACCCTGGACCCGGCCACCGCAGGCGGGGTCTCGATCCATGGCGGATTTTTCCTGGGGCCACGCAGTTTCTACCAGCGCTTGCGCGAGCTACCCCAGGACAAGCTGGCGGAATTCAACATGAGCGCCATCAGCTACATCAACGAGCTGTATGGCCACGAAGAGCTCAAGCGCCTGCAGCGTCGCGATGCACGCTTCATCAACAGCGCATTCACCATGACCTTGCTGGGCGCCGCGGTGTCCGATCAGTTGCAGGATGGGCGGGTGTTGAGCGGTGTGGGCGGGCAGTACAACTTCGTGGTCCAGGGCCATGCCCTGGCGGATGCCCGTTCGGTGCTGATCCTGCGCAGTTGGCGGGAGTCGGCAGGGGAGGTCAGTTCCAACATCGTCTGGGAGTACGGCCATTGCACCATCCCGCGGCACCTGCGGGACATCGTCATCACCGAGTACGGCATCGCCGATCTGCGGGGCAAGTCCGATGCCAAGGTGATCGAGGCGCTGCTCAACATCAGCGACTCACGCTTCCAGCCAGGATTGATGGAGCAGGCACAGAAAGCCGGCAAGCTGCCCAGGGACTTCCGCCTGGATCCGCGCTTTGCCGATAACAGCCCACAGCGCTTGCTGGACATCCAGGCGCGCCATCGCCATCTGTTCCCAGAGTATCCGCTGGGCAGTGATTTCACCGCTCAGGAGCGTGATCTGCTGCGGGCGCTGAACTGGCTCAAGAGCAAGTTCAAGCTCAGCGAGATCCTCGAGTTGGGCAAGGCGGCCTTCGACGCGCCGGAGCCCGGGGCGTTTCCCGAACACCTGGAGCGCATGGGGCTGGAACAGCCCGAGGGCCTGCGTGAAGACCTGTACCAGCGCTTGTTGCTGGCCGGCCTGCAGGCCACCCGTCAGCCGTGA
- a CDS encoding Ca2+-dependent phosphoinositide-specific phospholipase C: protein MTHLSRFVPRALAVSMFLLSHAAFGQESPAFIDPASWSTPFNRIAQVACHNCYEKQYAGTFSSVLDSVRTLELDFWDQRDAVTGGSPRHWFVRHNPGTLFQSGNDNNCTGDGTGKNDLEACLNDIKLWSDNHPGHFPITVILDKKQGWSKASSGRTPQDFDDLVSRIFQGKLYTPQDLATHIGSSAGALQNNLKGKAWPTASQLQGKVLLVLNHSENQKLSQYAEARTSSAKVFISPVTNGQNDVSGKVSGMSDQSSGYVAMNNMGKGDKKWAAQAFAYSHIGRVWGDDGVSFAQHIAEQINLSAYYKFADQGAGGFRIRPF, encoded by the coding sequence ATGACTCATCTTTCTCGTTTCGTTCCCCGTGCATTGGCTGTGTCGATGTTCTTGCTCAGCCACGCAGCCTTCGGCCAGGAAAGCCCGGCGTTCATCGACCCGGCGTCCTGGAGCACGCCATTCAACCGGATTGCCCAAGTGGCCTGTCACAACTGCTATGAAAAGCAGTACGCGGGCACCTTCAGCAGCGTGCTCGACAGTGTGCGCACCCTGGAGCTGGATTTCTGGGACCAGCGCGACGCGGTAACCGGGGGTTCGCCACGGCATTGGTTCGTGCGGCACAACCCGGGCACCCTGTTCCAGTCCGGCAACGACAATAACTGCACGGGCGACGGTACCGGCAAGAACGACCTGGAAGCCTGCCTGAACGATATCAAGCTCTGGAGCGACAACCATCCGGGGCATTTCCCCATCACCGTGATCCTGGACAAGAAGCAGGGTTGGTCGAAAGCCAGCTCGGGGCGCACGCCACAGGACTTCGACGACTTGGTGAGCCGGATCTTCCAGGGCAAGCTGTACACCCCCCAGGACCTGGCGACCCATATCGGCAGCAGTGCCGGAGCCCTGCAGAACAACCTCAAGGGCAAGGCCTGGCCCACCGCCAGCCAATTGCAGGGCAAGGTTTTGCTGGTGCTCAACCATTCGGAGAACCAGAAGCTTTCGCAGTACGCCGAAGCCCGGACCTCCAGCGCCAAGGTGTTCATCTCACCGGTGACCAATGGCCAGAACGATGTCAGCGGCAAGGTCAGTGGCATGTCCGACCAGTCATCGGGTTATGTGGCCATGAACAACATGGGCAAGGGTGACAAGAAATGGGCGGCCCAAGCCTTTGCCTACAGCCATATCGGGCGAGTCTGGGGTGATGACGGTGTGTCGTTCGCCCAACACATCGCTGAACAGATCAACCTGTCGGCGTACTACAAGTTCGCCGACCAGGGCGCTGGCGGTTTCCGCATTCGGCCGTTCTGA
- the rep gene encoding DNA helicase Rep — MSRLNPRQQEAVNYVGGPLLVLAGAGSGKTSVITRKIAHLIQNCGIRAQYIVAMTFTNKAAREMKERVGTLLRSGEGRGLTVSTFHNLGLNIIRKEHVRLGYKPGFSIFDETDVKALMTDIMQKEYSGDDGVDEIKNMIGAWKNDLILPAQALENARNPKEQTAAIVYTHYQRTLKAFNAVDFDDLILLPVKLFEEHADILEKWQNKVRYLLVDEYQDTNASQYLLVKMLIGTRNQFTVVGDDDQSIYAWRGARPENLMLLKDDYPSLKVVMLEQNYRSTSRILRCANVLISNNPHEFEKQLWSEMGHGDEIRVIRCKNEDAEAERVAMEILTLHLRTNRPYSDFAILYRGNYQAKLIELKLQHHQVPYRLSGGNSFFGRQEVKDLMAYFRLIVNPDDDNAFLRVINVPRREIGSTTLEKLGNYATGRGISMYSATEEIGLGEHLDSRFTDRLARFKRFMDRVREQCAGEDPIGALRSMVMDIDYENWLRTNSSSDKAADYRMGNVWFLIEALKNTLEKDEDGEMTVEDAIGKLVLRDMLERQQEEEDGAEGVQMMTLHASKGLEFPYVFIMGMEEEILPHRSSIEADTIEEERRLAYVGITRARQTLAFTFAAKRKQYGEIIDCAPSRFLDELPPDDLAWEGNDDTPTEVKAVRGNNALADIRAMLKR, encoded by the coding sequence ATGTCCCGACTCAATCCCCGGCAGCAAGAAGCCGTGAACTACGTCGGCGGCCCTCTTTTGGTGCTCGCCGGTGCCGGCTCCGGCAAGACCAGCGTGATCACCCGCAAGATCGCTCACCTGATCCAGAACTGCGGGATCCGCGCCCAGTACATCGTCGCCATGACCTTCACCAACAAGGCGGCGCGGGAAATGAAGGAGCGGGTCGGCACCCTATTGCGCAGCGGCGAGGGTCGCGGCCTGACCGTCTCGACCTTCCACAACCTGGGCCTGAACATCATCCGCAAGGAGCATGTGCGGCTGGGCTACAAGCCGGGCTTCTCGATCTTCGACGAGACCGACGTCAAGGCCCTGATGACCGACATCATGCAAAAGGAATACTCCGGGGACGACGGCGTCGACGAGATCAAGAACATGATCGGCGCCTGGAAGAACGACCTGATCCTGCCCGCCCAGGCCCTGGAAAATGCGCGCAACCCCAAGGAGCAGACCGCGGCCATCGTCTACACCCACTACCAGCGCACGCTCAAGGCGTTCAACGCGGTGGACTTCGACGACCTGATCCTGCTGCCGGTAAAGCTGTTCGAAGAACACGCCGACATCCTGGAAAAGTGGCAGAACAAGGTGCGCTACCTGCTGGTGGACGAGTACCAGGACACCAACGCCAGCCAGTACCTGCTGGTGAAGATGCTCATCGGCACGCGCAACCAGTTCACCGTGGTGGGCGACGATGACCAGTCGATCTATGCCTGGCGCGGCGCACGGCCGGAAAACCTGATGCTGCTCAAGGACGACTACCCATCCTTGAAAGTGGTGATGCTGGAGCAGAACTACCGCTCCACCAGCCGCATCCTGCGCTGCGCCAACGTGCTGATCTCCAACAACCCCCACGAATTCGAAAAGCAGCTGTGGAGCGAGATGGGCCACGGCGACGAGATCCGCGTGATCCGCTGCAAGAACGAGGATGCCGAGGCCGAGCGAGTGGCCATGGAAATCCTCACCCTGCACTTGCGCACCAACCGTCCCTACAGCGATTTTGCGATCCTCTACCGGGGCAACTACCAGGCCAAGTTGATCGAGTTGAAGCTGCAGCACCACCAGGTGCCTTATCGCCTGTCCGGCGGCAACAGCTTCTTCGGTCGCCAGGAAGTGAAAGACCTGATGGCCTACTTCCGCCTGATCGTGAACCCCGATGACGACAACGCATTCCTGCGGGTGATCAACGTGCCGCGCCGGGAAATCGGCTCCACGACCCTGGAGAAACTCGGCAACTACGCCACCGGGCGCGGTATCTCGATGTATTCCGCCACCGAGGAAATCGGCCTCGGCGAGCACCTGGACAGCCGCTTCACCGACCGCCTGGCGCGCTTCAAGCGCTTCATGGACCGGGTCCGCGAGCAGTGCGCCGGCGAGGACCCGATCGGCGCCCTGCGCAGCATGGTCATGGACATCGACTACGAGAACTGGCTGCGCACCAACAGCTCCAGCGACAAGGCCGCGGACTACCGGATGGGCAACGTCTGGTTCCTGATCGAGGCCCTGAAGAACACCCTGGAAAAGGACGAAGACGGCGAGATGACCGTCGAGGATGCCATCGGCAAGCTGGTCCTGCGGGACATGCTGGAGCGCCAGCAGGAAGAGGAAGACGGCGCCGAAGGGGTACAGATGATGACCCTGCACGCCTCCAAGGGCCTGGAGTTTCCCTACGTGTTCATCATGGGCATGGAAGAGGAAATCCTCCCCCACCGCTCCAGTATCGAAGCCGATACCATCGAGGAGGAGCGACGCCTGGCCTACGTGGGCATCACTCGGGCGCGCCAGACCCTGGCCTTCACCTTCGCGGCCAAGCGCAAGCAGTACGGCGAAATCATCGACTGCGCGCCAAGCCGTTTTCTCGACGAACTGCCGCCGGACGACCTGGCCTGGGAAGGCAACGACGACACGCCGACCGAGGTCAAGGCCGTTCGCGGCAATAATGCTTTGGCTGATATACGCGCGATGCTAAAGCGGTAA
- a CDS encoding xanthine phosphoribosyltransferase, with protein MEALHQKIREEGIVLSDQVLKVDAFLNHQIDPQLMKLIGDEFARLFKDSGITKIVTIEASGIAPAIMTGLNLGVPVIFARKHQSLTLTENLLSATVYSFTKQVESTVAISPRHLTSSDRVLIIDDFLANGKASQALISIIKQAGATVAGLGIVIEKSFQGGRAELDSQGYRVESLARVKSLAGGVVTFIE; from the coding sequence GTGGAAGCACTGCACCAGAAAATTCGCGAAGAAGGCATCGTGCTTTCCGATCAAGTATTGAAAGTCGACGCCTTTCTGAACCATCAGATCGATCCGCAGTTGATGAAGTTGATCGGCGACGAATTCGCCAGGCTGTTCAAGGACTCGGGCATCACCAAGATCGTGACCATCGAGGCCTCCGGCATCGCTCCAGCGATCATGACCGGCCTGAACCTGGGTGTACCGGTGATCTTCGCTCGCAAGCACCAGTCCCTGACCCTGACCGAGAACCTGCTGTCGGCCACCGTGTACTCCTTCACCAAGCAGGTAGAAAGCACCGTGGCTATTTCGCCACGGCACCTGACCAGCAGCGACCGCGTGCTGATCATCGACGACTTCCTGGCCAACGGTAAGGCTTCCCAGGCCCTGATCTCGATCATCAAGCAGGCCGGCGCCACCGTGGCCGGCCTGGGCATCGTGATCGAAAAGTCCTTCCAGGGCGGCCGCGCCGAACTGGACTCCCAGGGCTACCGCGTGGAATCCCTGGCGCGGGTCAAATCCCTGGCCGGCGGCGTGGTCACTTTCATCGAGTGA
- a CDS encoding NorM family multidrug efflux MATE transporter translates to MTMQHPARTELWAILRLAGPLIASQLAHMLMVLTDTLMMARLSPEALAGGSLGAASYSFVSIFCIGVIAAVGTLVAIRQGAGDIEGAARLTQAGLWLAWLMALVAALLLWNLKPLLLLFGQTASNVQSAGQFLLILPFALPGYLSFMALRGFTSAIGRATPVMVISLGGTVANFLLNYALITGMFGLPKLGLVGIGLVTAIVANCMAVALAWHIKRHPAYTAYPLRQGLFRLNTQYLRELWRLGLPIGGTYAVEVGLFAFAALCMGTMGSTQLAAHQIALQIVSVAFMVPAGVSYAITMRIGQHYGAGQLLDARLAGRVGIAFGAVVMLGFAVVFWLLPNQLIGLFLDHDDPAFAPVIQLAVSLLTVAAWFELFDGTQTIAMGAIRGLKDAKTTFLVGLGCYWLIGAPSAWLMAFTLGWGPTGVWWGLALGLACAAISLTLAFEWRMRRMIKHEPVVPAMGLQAD, encoded by the coding sequence ATGACCATGCAGCATCCAGCACGTACCGAACTCTGGGCCATCCTGCGGCTGGCAGGGCCATTGATCGCCTCGCAGCTGGCCCATATGTTGATGGTCCTCACCGACACTTTGATGATGGCCCGCCTGAGCCCCGAGGCGCTGGCCGGCGGCAGCCTGGGCGCAGCCAGCTACTCCTTCGTCTCGATCTTCTGCATTGGCGTGATCGCCGCGGTAGGCACCCTGGTAGCGATCCGCCAGGGCGCCGGCGATATCGAGGGCGCAGCGCGCCTGACCCAGGCCGGCTTGTGGCTGGCCTGGCTGATGGCCCTGGTAGCCGCCTTGCTGCTGTGGAACCTCAAGCCGCTGCTGTTGCTGTTCGGCCAGACCGCAAGCAACGTCCAATCAGCCGGTCAGTTCCTGCTGATCCTGCCCTTCGCCTTGCCCGGCTACCTGAGTTTCATGGCCTTGCGCGGCTTCACCAGCGCCATCGGCCGGGCCACGCCAGTGATGGTCATCAGCCTGGGCGGCACGGTGGCCAACTTCCTGCTCAACTATGCGCTGATCACCGGTATGTTCGGCCTGCCGAAGCTCGGCTTGGTCGGTATCGGCCTGGTCACCGCCATCGTCGCCAACTGCATGGCCGTGGCACTGGCCTGGCATATCAAGCGGCACCCGGCCTATACCGCCTATCCCTTGCGCCAGGGCCTGTTCCGGCTCAATACCCAGTACCTGCGGGAGCTGTGGCGCCTGGGCCTGCCCATCGGCGGTACCTATGCCGTGGAGGTCGGATTGTTCGCCTTCGCCGCCCTGTGCATGGGGACGATGGGCAGCACCCAGCTGGCGGCACACCAGATCGCCCTGCAGATCGTTTCGGTGGCGTTCATGGTGCCGGCGGGGGTTTCCTACGCCATCACCATGCGCATCGGCCAGCACTATGGCGCCGGACAGCTATTGGATGCGCGCCTGGCAGGACGGGTCGGCATTGCCTTCGGTGCGGTGGTGATGCTGGGGTTCGCGGTGGTCTTCTGGCTGCTGCCCAACCAGTTGATCGGGCTGTTCCTCGACCATGATGACCCCGCGTTCGCCCCGGTGATCCAGTTGGCCGTCAGCCTGTTGACCGTAGCGGCCTGGTTCGAGCTATTCGACGGCACCCAGACCATCGCCATGGGAGCGATCCGCGGGCTCAAGGATGCCAAGACCACCTTCCTGGTGGGGCTGGGCTGTTATTGGCTGATCGGGGCGCCCTCGGCCTGGTTGATGGCGTTCACCCTGGGTTGGGGGCCGACCGGTGTCTGGTGGGGCCTGGCCCTGGGCCTGGCGTGCGCAGCCATCAGCCTGACCCTGGCCTTCGAATGGCGGATGCGCCGCATGATCAAGCATGAGCCCGTGGTGCCGGCCATGGGCCTCCAGGCCGATTGA
- a CDS encoding methyl-accepting chemotaxis protein — translation MAGAVEQFSATSLNIADNMGSTQRLAQENAEQTHIGRESMEQASSSLEQIAGALGSTAAVIDTLGQRSQEIGGIVGVITAIADQTNLLALNAAIEAARAGEQGRGFAVVADEVRNLASRTREATAEISQMINSIQQETGNAIQTMEQGNRLMQEGLSRNAGVASALALIDEQSQSAGEQFAAITTATQEQSSTATVLSRNLQSIAQANSEQREVVSNLAVTARELEALAADLRHEVDRFR, via the coding sequence ATGGCCGGGGCGGTAGAACAGTTCAGCGCTACTTCGCTGAACATCGCCGACAACATGGGCAGTACCCAGCGCCTGGCCCAGGAAAATGCCGAGCAGACCCATATCGGTCGTGAGTCCATGGAGCAGGCTTCTTCGTCGCTTGAGCAGATCGCCGGGGCCCTGGGCAGCACGGCAGCCGTGATCGATACCCTGGGGCAGCGCTCCCAGGAAATCGGCGGGATCGTTGGGGTGATCACCGCCATCGCCGACCAGACCAACCTGCTGGCCCTCAACGCGGCCATCGAGGCGGCCCGCGCCGGGGAGCAGGGTCGCGGTTTTGCGGTGGTGGCCGATGAGGTGCGCAACCTGGCATCGCGCACCCGCGAGGCCACGGCGGAAATCTCGCAGATGATCAACAGCATCCAGCAGGAAACCGGCAATGCCATCCAGACCATGGAGCAGGGCAACCGCCTGATGCAGGAAGGTTTGTCGCGCAACGCTGGTGTGGCGTCGGCCTTGGCCCTGATCGACGAGCAGAGCCAGAGTGCCGGCGAACAGTTCGCCGCGATCACTACCGCGACCCAGGAGCAGAGCAGCACCGCCACGGTCCTGAGCCGCAACCTGCAGAGCATTGCCCAGGCCAACAGCGAGCAGCGCGAGGTGGTGTCCAACCTGGCCGTCACCGCGCGTGAGCTGGAAGCCCTGGCCGCCGACCTGCGCCACGAAGTCGACCGCTTCCGTTGA